A genomic window from Streptococcus sanguinis includes:
- a CDS encoding biotin transporter BioY produces the protein MNKNKAFLLALPAIGAAFLAVLSQLTISIGPVPITLQTFAVGLIATIFKPREAVLSVFIYLLLGAIGLPVFAGGSGGFQALFGPSAGYLWFYLLFALVTSSLTHKDSPFYMIFIANVLGDALVFVGGILGLHFLGGLDFSKSIAVGLTPFILPDLLKIVAITIISIPIFKSLKFHSYFSEK, from the coding sequence ATGAACAAGAACAAAGCTTTTCTTCTTGCCCTCCCAGCTATCGGAGCTGCCTTCCTAGCCGTCCTATCCCAATTAACTATTTCCATTGGCCCCGTTCCCATCACGCTGCAGACTTTTGCTGTCGGTTTGATTGCAACGATTTTCAAACCTCGCGAAGCGGTTTTGTCAGTCTTTATTTATCTGCTTCTGGGAGCTATTGGCCTGCCGGTCTTTGCTGGAGGAAGTGGTGGTTTTCAGGCTCTCTTTGGTCCAAGCGCCGGATATCTCTGGTTCTACTTACTCTTTGCACTTGTGACATCCAGTCTGACCCATAAGGACAGTCCTTTCTATATGATTTTTATAGCCAATGTATTGGGTGACGCTCTCGTCTTTGTCGGCGGTATCCTAGGACTGCATTTCTTAGGAGGACTTGATTTCTCTAAATCAATCGCGGTTGGCCTTACTCCTTTTATCCTGCCAGACTTGCTAAAAATTGTTGCCATCACCATTATCAGTATCCCTATTTTTAAGAGTCTGAAATTCCATTCCTACTTTTCAGAGAAATAG
- a CDS encoding HPr kinase/phosphorylase, whose amino-acid sequence MSVKVKDLLKISRLSQEYGDNVLLEKEIKTSDISRPGLELTGYFDFYKPDRIQLIGMKEWSYLMKMSSHNRHQVLLKMFQPETPVIIIARNLEIPEEMISAADEKQIAILRSKTSTSRLSGKISSYLDSRLAERTSVHGVLMDIYGMGVLIQGDSGIGKSETGLELVKRGHRLVADDRVDIYAKDEMTLWGEPAEILRHLLEIRGVGIIDVMSLYGAIAVKDSSQVQIAVYLENFDVHKTFDRLGNDTEELEVAGVRIPRIRIPVKTGRNISVVIEAAAMKYRAKEMGYDATKIFEERLTDLIRRNEVKHD is encoded by the coding sequence ATGTCGGTAAAGGTCAAAGACCTCTTAAAAATATCCCGCCTGTCTCAGGAGTACGGAGATAACGTTTTACTGGAGAAGGAAATAAAGACTTCAGATATTTCTCGGCCAGGACTTGAACTGACAGGATATTTTGATTTTTATAAACCTGATCGGATACAGCTGATTGGGATGAAAGAGTGGTCTTATCTGATGAAGATGAGCTCTCATAACCGCCATCAGGTGCTGCTGAAAATGTTCCAGCCTGAGACGCCGGTGATTATCATTGCTCGGAATTTAGAGATTCCTGAAGAAATGATTAGTGCTGCTGATGAGAAGCAGATTGCTATTCTTAGAAGCAAAACCTCTACCAGTCGCTTGTCTGGAAAAATTTCCAGCTACCTTGATTCTCGGCTGGCTGAGAGAACCAGTGTTCATGGTGTTCTGATGGATATCTATGGCATGGGGGTTCTCATCCAAGGGGACAGCGGAATCGGTAAAAGTGAAACAGGGCTTGAGTTGGTTAAGCGTGGCCATCGGTTGGTTGCGGATGACCGAGTGGATATCTATGCCAAGGATGAAATGACACTTTGGGGAGAGCCGGCTGAAATCCTGCGCCACTTATTGGAAATTCGTGGTGTTGGTATCATTGATGTCATGAGCCTATACGGAGCTATTGCTGTCAAAGATTCTTCTCAGGTTCAAATAGCTGTCTATCTGGAAAACTTTGATGTCCATAAGACCTTTGACCGTCTGGGCAATGATACAGAAGAGCTAGAAGTTGCCGGTGTCAGAATTCCGCGTATTCGGATTCCTGTGAAAACTGGTCGAAATATCTCGGTTGTGATTGAGGCTGCAGCAATGAAATATAGGGCTAAGGAAATGGGCTATGATGCTACCAAGATCTTTGAAGAACGCCTCACTGATTTAATTAGACGAAATGAGGTGAAACATGATTGA
- a CDS encoding YtxH domain-containing protein, translating to MGKFSSLLLGAITGAAAAYFLTSKKGKETTDKVREFVKDYQENPDDIHESVVQSAKDFSNQAVSAIQQTKEKVEKGEITTETVIESVKETTKSVVDYSQDKFNEIKEKFDKEESNFAEEEPVIFQEEEEEPSEEIIIDFGAEATEGQEEKTAETDNQEEK from the coding sequence ATGGGAAAATTTTCATCACTGTTATTGGGTGCCATTACGGGTGCTGCTGCTGCCTATTTCCTGACCAGTAAGAAAGGAAAGGAAACGACAGACAAGGTTCGGGAGTTTGTTAAGGATTACCAAGAAAATCCTGACGATATCCATGAATCTGTGGTTCAGTCTGCTAAAGACTTTTCAAATCAAGCTGTCAGTGCTATTCAACAAACCAAAGAAAAGGTTGAGAAAGGCGAGATTACAACTGAAACAGTCATCGAATCTGTCAAAGAAACGACAAAATCAGTCGTAGACTACTCACAAGATAAGTTTAACGAAATCAAAGAAAAATTTGATAAAGAAGAAAGCAACTTTGCAGAGGAAGAGCCTGTAATCTTCCAAGAGGAAGAAGAGGAACCTTCAGAAGAAATCATCATTGACTTCGGAGCAGAAGCGACAGAAGGTCAAGAAGAAAAGACTGCTGAAACTGATAATCAAGAAGAGAAATAA
- a CDS encoding prolipoprotein diacylglyceryl transferase, producing the protein MIDPVAIQLGPISIRWYAICIVTGLVLAVYLAMKEAPRRKIIPDDILDFILVAFPVAIVGARLYYVAFEWDYYGKNLIKIIDFWNGGIAGIAIYGGLIAGAIVLYFFCRRRLIHPVDFLDIAAPSVMIAQSIGRWGNFANHEAYGAAVKSLDYLPSFIRENMYIEGSYRQPTFLYESLWNLLGFILIIVLRRRPKLLRQGEIAAFYLIWYGFGRMIIEGMRTDSLMFAGLRVSQWLSLILIFVGIGIIIYQRKKQAPYYQE; encoded by the coding sequence ATGATTGATCCAGTAGCTATTCAACTTGGACCTATCAGTATTCGCTGGTATGCCATCTGTATTGTCACAGGCTTAGTCTTGGCTGTCTATCTTGCCATGAAAGAGGCTCCGCGTCGAAAGATTATTCCTGATGATATTTTGGATTTTATCCTAGTGGCTTTTCCCGTAGCCATCGTGGGTGCCCGACTTTATTACGTTGCCTTCGAATGGGATTATTACGGTAAGAATCTGATAAAAATCATTGATTTTTGGAATGGCGGAATAGCAGGTATTGCTATTTATGGTGGGCTGATAGCTGGTGCTATCGTTCTCTACTTTTTCTGTCGGAGAAGGCTGATTCATCCAGTTGATTTTCTAGATATTGCAGCACCAAGTGTCATGATTGCCCAGAGTATTGGGCGCTGGGGAAATTTTGCCAACCATGAGGCCTATGGTGCGGCAGTTAAGAGTTTGGACTATCTGCCTAGCTTTATTCGTGAGAATATGTATATCGAAGGCAGTTACAGACAGCCAACTTTCCTCTATGAATCTCTATGGAACCTACTTGGTTTTATCTTGATTATTGTTCTCCGCCGTCGGCCTAAGTTGCTGAGGCAGGGAGAAATCGCCGCCTTCTATCTAATCTGGTATGGATTTGGCCGGATGATTATTGAGGGTATGCGGACGGACAGTCTCATGTTTGCTGGTCTGCGTGTTTCCCAATGGCTGTCGCTGATTCTTATTTTTGTCGGAATTGGCATCATCATTTACCAAAGAAAAAAGCAAGCCCCTTATTATCAAGAATAA
- a CDS encoding ABC transporter ATP-binding protein: MKKLIELKNINKSYRNGDQELQVLKDISLEVEEGEFVAIMGPSGSGKSTLMNIIGMLDRPTTGEYHLGSEEVAKLGDKKLAKVRNKQIGFVFQQFFLLSKLNALQNVELPLIYAGVGQSKRKSLAEQFLTKVELDTRMHHLPSELSGGQKQRVAIARALVNNPSLILADEPTGALDTKTGEQIMELLTELNREGKTIIMVTHEPEIAAYAKRQIVIRDGVISSDSAKEGGLV; encoded by the coding sequence ATGAAGAAGCTAATTGAGTTAAAAAATATTAATAAGAGCTATCGCAATGGAGACCAGGAACTGCAGGTATTAAAAGACATCAGTCTGGAGGTTGAAGAGGGCGAGTTTGTTGCCATCATGGGACCGTCTGGATCTGGTAAGTCTACTCTGATGAATATCATTGGGATGCTGGATCGTCCGACCACTGGTGAATACCATCTGGGAAGCGAAGAAGTAGCTAAGCTAGGTGATAAGAAGCTGGCCAAGGTCCGAAATAAGCAAATCGGCTTTGTCTTCCAGCAGTTCTTTCTCTTGTCTAAGCTTAATGCCTTGCAAAATGTGGAGTTGCCCTTGATTTATGCAGGTGTCGGTCAGTCTAAACGCAAGTCCTTGGCCGAGCAGTTTCTGACCAAGGTGGAGCTGGACACGCGGATGCATCATCTGCCTTCAGAGCTTTCTGGAGGACAGAAGCAGCGGGTAGCCATTGCGCGTGCTTTGGTCAATAATCCTTCGCTGATTCTGGCTGACGAACCGACGGGGGCCCTGGATACCAAGACTGGCGAGCAGATTATGGAGCTCTTAACTGAGCTCAATCGAGAAGGGAAAACCATTATCATGGTAACCCACGAGCCTGAGATTGCTGCCTATGCCAAACGACAGATCGTCATTCGTGACGGTGTCATCTCATCTGATAGCGCTAAGGAAGGAGGACTAGTCTAA
- a CDS encoding DUF3270 family protein: protein MHVRKYQQYDDPTDYYYQEIESEQTPLYQEYLPEAETSPRLSELFFFLNIAVFCVLTVLFSFIFLSLKMNTFMSFALAIASSLISIQSYRLFAKKRQTSK from the coding sequence ATGCACGTAAGAAAATACCAACAATATGATGACCCAACTGACTACTACTACCAAGAAATTGAATCTGAACAAACACCACTCTATCAAGAGTACTTGCCTGAAGCGGAAACATCACCAAGATTAAGCGAACTCTTTTTCTTCTTGAATATTGCTGTTTTCTGTGTCTTGACAGTTTTGTTTAGCTTTATATTTTTGAGCTTGAAAATGAATACATTTATGTCCTTCGCTTTGGCCATCGCTTCCAGCTTGATTAGCATCCAGTCTTATCGCTTGTTCGCAAAGAAACGCCAAACTAGCAAATAA
- a CDS encoding U32 family peptidase produces the protein MARKMKRPEVLSPAGTLEKLKVAVRYGADAVFIGGQAYGLRSRAGNFTFEQMEEGVQFAARYGAKVYVAANMVMHEGNEEGAGEWFRRLRDIRIAAVIVSDPALIAIAASEAPGLEIHLSTQASATNYETLEFWKNLGLTRVVLAREVSMAELAEIRRRTDVEIEAFVHGAMCISYSGRCTLSNHMSMRDANRGGCSQSCRWKYDLYDMPFGQERKSLKGEVPEEFSMSAVDMSMIDRIPDMIENGVDSLKIEGRMKSIHYVSTVTNCYKAAVNAYLESPEKFEAIKQDLVDEMWKVAQRELATGFYYHTPTENEQLFGARRKIPEYKFVAEVVAYDADSQTATIRQRNVIHEGDQVEFYGPGFRHFETFITDLRDADGNKIDRAPNPMELLTIHLEQPVEAGDMVRARKEGLINLYKEDGTSVTVRA, from the coding sequence ATGGCAAGAAAGATGAAACGACCAGAGGTGTTATCACCTGCTGGTACTTTGGAAAAGCTAAAAGTAGCTGTTCGATATGGAGCAGATGCTGTTTTTATTGGCGGACAGGCCTATGGTCTGCGCAGTCGGGCTGGGAACTTTACCTTTGAACAGATGGAAGAAGGGGTTCAGTTTGCGGCTCGTTATGGGGCTAAGGTCTATGTCGCGGCCAATATGGTCATGCACGAGGGCAATGAAGAGGGAGCTGGTGAGTGGTTCCGCCGTTTGCGGGATATCAGGATTGCGGCTGTCATTGTTTCAGATCCGGCTTTGATTGCTATTGCAGCATCAGAAGCACCTGGTCTGGAAATCCACCTGTCAACTCAGGCTAGTGCGACCAACTATGAAACGCTGGAATTCTGGAAAAATCTAGGATTGACTCGTGTTGTCCTAGCTCGCGAAGTTTCTATGGCTGAGCTGGCTGAAATTCGCCGACGGACTGACGTTGAAATAGAAGCCTTTGTTCATGGAGCCATGTGTATTTCCTACTCCGGCCGCTGTACGTTATCCAATCACATGAGTATGCGCGATGCCAATCGTGGAGGCTGCTCGCAATCCTGCCGTTGGAAATATGATCTCTACGACATGCCTTTTGGTCAAGAACGTAAGAGCTTGAAGGGGGAAGTTCCAGAAGAATTTTCCATGTCCGCAGTTGATATGTCCATGATTGACCGCATACCAGACATGATTGAAAATGGAGTGGATAGCTTGAAGATTGAGGGACGGATGAAGTCTATTCATTACGTTTCTACGGTGACTAACTGCTATAAAGCAGCAGTGAACGCTTATCTAGAAAGTCCTGAAAAGTTCGAAGCTATCAAGCAGGATTTGGTCGATGAGATGTGGAAAGTTGCTCAACGAGAATTGGCCACAGGATTCTACTATCATACTCCAACTGAGAATGAGCAGCTGTTTGGAGCGCGACGCAAGATTCCAGAATACAAATTTGTAGCAGAAGTAGTAGCCTATGACGCAGACAGTCAGACAGCGACTATTCGTCAGCGAAATGTTATCCATGAAGGAGATCAGGTTGAATTTTACGGACCAGGCTTCCGTCATTTTGAAACCTTTATCACAGACCTTCGAGATGCTGATGGGAACAAAATTGATCGGGCTCCTAATCCGATGGAACTCCTGACCATTCACTTGGAGCAGCCCGTAGAGGCTGGCGATATGGTGAGGGCTCGCAAGGAAGGTTTGATTAATCTTTATAAGGAAGATGGCACTAGCGTGACCGTCCGAGCTTAA
- a CDS encoding cyclase family protein, with amino-acid sequence MTDLLKIYQELQAKKWVNLSHQIKEDSPHFPALPALEKKDIFTLKDGFHVQQFSVVGQYGTHIDAPIHFVEGGRWLEEIELKDLFLPLVVIDKSKAVEENPDFILGKQDILDFEAEHGQIDPGTFVAFRSDWSKRWPSQSAMRNLDAQEIQHTPGWGQDALEFLIKERGVKAVGHETFDTDAGIPTAEHGLLNEYYLLEQDIYQLEVMTNLDQLPAKGALISISFPNWHQASGSPVRAVAILP; translated from the coding sequence ATGACAGATTTACTAAAAATTTATCAGGAACTACAGGCGAAAAAGTGGGTCAACTTGTCCCATCAGATTAAGGAAGACAGTCCGCATTTTCCAGCTCTGCCTGCCTTGGAGAAAAAGGATATTTTCACTTTGAAAGACGGTTTTCATGTTCAGCAGTTTTCTGTAGTTGGCCAGTACGGGACTCATATTGATGCTCCGATTCACTTTGTGGAGGGTGGTCGCTGGTTGGAAGAGATTGAGCTAAAAGATCTTTTCCTGCCTTTGGTGGTTATTGACAAATCAAAAGCAGTAGAAGAGAATCCAGATTTTATTCTGGGCAAGCAGGATATTTTGGACTTTGAAGCGGAGCACGGACAAATTGATCCAGGAACCTTTGTTGCCTTTCGCTCAGACTGGTCCAAGCGTTGGCCAAGTCAATCTGCCATGCGCAATCTGGATGCTCAGGAGATTCAGCATACTCCTGGGTGGGGACAAGATGCTCTTGAGTTTCTAATAAAGGAGCGTGGTGTCAAAGCTGTGGGTCATGAGACGTTTGACACTGATGCGGGTATCCCCACGGCGGAGCATGGACTGCTCAATGAATACTATCTTTTGGAGCAGGACATTTATCAGTTAGAAGTTATGACCAATCTGGATCAATTGCCGGCTAAAGGTGCTCTCATCTCGATTAGCTTTCCCAACTGGCATCAAGCCAGCGGTTCACCAGTGAGGGCTGTAGCTATTTTACCATAA
- a CDS encoding U32 family peptidase — MKNHSFIFFCYNGFMKKIIITATAESIEQVEELLEANVDRIYVGEKNYGLRLPHNFSLDELTRISELVHQSGKELTVAVNALMHQEMMDKIKPYLDFLQEIGADYITVGDAGVFYVLQRDGYKLKTIYDASTMVTSSRQINFWAKNAGVSEAVLAREIPSAELFKMPEILEIPAEVLVYGASVIHHSKRPLLQNYYNFTHIDDEKTRERDLFLAEPSDPQSHYSIFEDNHGTHIFANNDLDLITKLIELVDHGFCHWKLEGLYTPGHNFVEIAKIFVEARDLIEAGKFSSNQAFVLDEMIHKLHPKNRFLDTGFYDYDPDMVK; from the coding sequence ATGAAAAACCACTCCTTTATATTTTTTTGCTATAATGGTTTTATGAAAAAGATAATTATTACAGCAACAGCTGAAAGTATAGAGCAAGTTGAGGAACTTTTGGAGGCAAATGTCGATCGAATTTATGTTGGCGAGAAAAATTATGGCCTTCGTTTACCTCATAATTTTAGTTTAGACGAATTAACTCGAATTTCTGAATTAGTTCATCAATCAGGAAAAGAGTTAACCGTTGCGGTGAATGCTCTCATGCATCAAGAAATGATGGATAAGATCAAGCCCTATCTTGATTTCCTCCAGGAAATTGGGGCAGATTATATTACCGTTGGAGACGCTGGTGTTTTCTATGTGTTGCAACGCGATGGCTACAAATTAAAAACCATTTACGACGCTTCGACCATGGTTACCAGCAGCCGTCAGATTAACTTTTGGGCTAAGAACGCTGGTGTGTCAGAAGCTGTCTTGGCGCGTGAGATTCCTTCTGCTGAGCTTTTTAAGATGCCAGAGATTTTGGAAATTCCTGCTGAAGTCTTGGTTTACGGGGCCAGTGTTATCCATCACTCCAAGCGTCCTCTCTTGCAAAATTACTACAACTTTACTCATATCGATGATGAAAAGACGCGGGAGCGGGATCTCTTTTTGGCGGAACCTAGTGACCCGCAGAGCCATTACTCGATTTTTGAGGACAATCATGGTACTCATATTTTTGCCAATAATGACTTGGATTTGATAACCAAGCTAATAGAGTTGGTTGACCATGGATTCTGCCACTGGAAGCTAGAAGGTCTCTACACACCTGGTCATAACTTTGTTGAGATTGCTAAGATTTTTGTAGAGGCAAGGGATTTGATTGAAGCAGGCAAGTTTAGCTCAAATCAAGCCTTTGTGCTGGATGAAATGATTCACAAACTGCATCCGAAAAATCGTTTTCTCGATACAGGATTTTATGACTATGATCCCGATATGGTAAAATAA
- a CDS encoding efflux RND transporter periplasmic adaptor subunit: MKKLKKWQLFSIIGATIAVVAGAILFMFLNGGNPSEMPVDTTPLVQKAKEGSVASSVLLTGNVTASNEQYIYYDSTKGDLENVLVNVGDQVTAGQALVTYKSAEAQAAYDAAARAVSKADRQLHDLQTNGVTVNTTGDEEADGASEAQAQRSVESQAADLRDARADAVDNMNKAQATLNALTVTSTADGTVVEVNRDVSKSTTGATQTLVHIVSNGNLQIKGELSEYNLANLSVGQEVTITSKVYPDKKWTGKISYISNYPKDGQQAAAQTSGTGGSGTASGSKYPFTIDITSEIGELKQGFSVNIEVKNNTQGLIVPVSSVVMDGDKNYVWVLEKGVAKKTEVTLGNADAENQEISSGLTKDSKVIINPTDSLKDGQEVKSYEEAN, translated from the coding sequence ATGAAAAAGTTAAAGAAATGGCAATTATTTAGCATTATTGGAGCTACGATTGCAGTTGTTGCAGGAGCAATTCTCTTCATGTTTCTAAACGGAGGGAATCCTTCTGAGATGCCTGTCGATACGACTCCGCTGGTTCAAAAGGCCAAGGAAGGCTCAGTGGCTTCTTCAGTCTTACTGACAGGAAATGTCACAGCCAGCAACGAGCAGTACATCTACTATGACAGCACTAAGGGTGACTTGGAAAATGTACTGGTCAATGTCGGTGACCAAGTGACTGCCGGTCAAGCGTTGGTAACTTATAAAAGCGCAGAGGCTCAGGCAGCTTATGATGCAGCTGCTCGGGCGGTTAGCAAAGCCGATCGTCAATTGCATGACTTGCAAACCAACGGTGTGACTGTAAATACGACTGGCGACGAAGAAGCAGATGGGGCGTCTGAAGCTCAGGCTCAGCGTTCTGTGGAGTCTCAGGCAGCTGACCTGCGCGATGCTCGAGCTGATGCAGTTGATAATATGAATAAAGCTCAAGCTACTCTCAATGCCTTGACAGTGACCAGCACAGCAGATGGTACGGTCGTAGAAGTCAACCGCGATGTTTCAAAATCAACAACAGGTGCCACTCAAACCTTGGTTCATATCGTCAGCAATGGTAATCTGCAGATTAAGGGTGAATTATCCGAATACAATTTGGCTAACTTGTCTGTCGGCCAAGAAGTGACCATTACATCAAAGGTTTACCCAGACAAGAAATGGACTGGTAAAATCAGCTACATTTCCAACTATCCGAAAGACGGCCAGCAGGCAGCAGCTCAGACATCTGGAACTGGTGGCAGCGGAACAGCTTCAGGTTCTAAATATCCATTTACAATTGACATTACCAGCGAGATTGGTGAGCTCAAGCAAGGATTCTCTGTCAATATTGAAGTTAAAAATAATACTCAGGGACTCATTGTGCCAGTCAGCAGTGTGGTAATGGACGGAGACAAGAACTATGTTTGGGTCCTGGAAAAAGGAGTTGCCAAGAAGACAGAAGTGACGCTCGGAAATGCTGATGCTGAAAATCAAGAAATCTCATCTGGTTTGACAAAGGATAGTAAAGTTATCATCAACCCGACAGATAGCTTGAAAGACGGTCAAGAGGTGAAATCTTATGAAGAAGCTAATTGA
- a CDS encoding DUF948 domain-containing protein, with product MIIEIAYALLAIALIIFVIYLTITVKNLGEKAGKMLDETENTIKVLTSDVNVTLHQTNDLLAKVNVLTDDINQKVATIDPLFTAVADLSESVSDLNVQARTLSKKAVSAGKGTVKTTAGLSALRFASKLFKK from the coding sequence ATGATAATTGAAATTGCTTATGCTTTACTGGCGATAGCCCTCATTATCTTCGTGATTTACTTGACGATTACTGTCAAAAATCTGGGCGAGAAAGCTGGTAAGATGCTAGATGAAACAGAAAATACCATCAAGGTCTTGACTTCTGATGTCAATGTGACCCTTCACCAAACCAATGATTTACTGGCCAAGGTCAATGTCTTAACTGACGACATCAATCAAAAAGTCGCAACCATTGATCCTTTGTTTACAGCTGTTGCGGACCTGTCTGAGTCCGTTTCAGATTTAAACGTTCAAGCGCGTACGCTGAGTAAAAAAGCGGTGTCTGCTGGTAAGGGAACCGTCAAAACTACAGCTGGCTTATCTGCTTTGCGTTTTGCTTCAAAATTGTTTAAAAAATAA
- the gorA gene encoding glutathione-disulfide reductase — translation MKTIIFCYIISQGYHNSSKKKLQFFTNGAILSQIVTPLKSVADFCIHLLKKVQLNHIIEGDSNKMKEFDMIAIGGGSGGIATMNRAGEYGAKVAVIEEKKLGGTCVNVGCVPKKIMWYGAQIAEAIHHYGPDYGFTSDNHAFDFATLRKNREAYIDRARSSYDGSFKRNGVELIEGRARFVDANTVQVNGELIRAKHIVIATGAHAAIPNIPGAGYGENSDDVFAWEELPESVAIVGAGYIAVELAGVLHALGVETDLFVRKDRPLRNFDSYLIDGLLQEMENSGLQLHTHKIPQKLEKLPDGQLKLYFEDGSSHTAQHVIWAIGRKPNVQDLNLEATGVTLNERGFIAVDEYQNTVVPGIYALGDVTGEKELTPVAIKAGRTLSERLFNGKTNAKMDYSTIPTVVFSHPAIGTVGLTEVEAIKTYGAENIHVYTSSFTSMYSAVTQHRQQAKFKLITAGEDEKVVGLHGIGYGVDEMIQGFAVAVKMGATKADFDATVAIHPTGSEEFVTMR, via the coding sequence ATGAAAACGATTATCTTTTGTTATATTATATCACAAGGCTATCATAATTCTTCTAAAAAAAAATTACAGTTTTTCACAAATGGTGCTATTTTATCTCAGATAGTCACTCCGCTCAAATCCGTAGCAGATTTTTGCATTCACCTGCTAAAAAAGGTACAATTAAATCATATAATAGAAGGAGATTCTAACAAGATGAAAGAATTTGATATGATTGCTATTGGCGGTGGCAGCGGGGGAATTGCTACCATGAATCGGGCCGGCGAATACGGTGCCAAGGTTGCCGTTATTGAAGAAAAGAAACTGGGTGGCACCTGTGTCAATGTCGGCTGTGTCCCAAAGAAGATTATGTGGTACGGAGCCCAAATAGCTGAAGCTATCCATCATTATGGACCAGACTACGGATTTACCTCTGATAATCATGCTTTTGATTTTGCTACTCTTCGGAAAAATCGCGAAGCTTATATTGACCGAGCACGTTCATCTTACGATGGTAGCTTCAAGCGTAATGGTGTCGAGCTGATCGAAGGCCGTGCCCGTTTTGTGGATGCAAATACTGTCCAAGTCAACGGTGAGCTTATTCGCGCCAAGCATATTGTCATCGCAACGGGTGCTCATGCTGCTATTCCAAATATCCCTGGCGCAGGCTACGGAGAGAATTCCGATGATGTCTTTGCTTGGGAAGAGTTACCTGAATCTGTTGCCATTGTCGGAGCAGGCTATATAGCAGTTGAGCTAGCCGGAGTGCTCCATGCTCTGGGAGTTGAAACAGATCTTTTTGTCCGTAAGGACCGACCACTGCGCAACTTCGACAGCTATCTGATTGACGGTCTGCTCCAAGAAATGGAGAACTCTGGACTACAGCTTCATACCCATAAGATTCCGCAAAAGCTGGAAAAACTTCCTGATGGTCAGCTCAAGCTCTATTTTGAAGATGGCAGCAGCCACACAGCCCAGCATGTTATTTGGGCTATCGGCCGTAAGCCAAATGTTCAAGACCTCAATCTGGAAGCAACTGGCGTCACTCTCAATGAACGCGGCTTCATCGCTGTAGATGAGTACCAAAACACTGTGGTTCCAGGCATCTATGCTCTAGGCGATGTAACAGGTGAAAAAGAATTAACTCCTGTTGCTATCAAGGCTGGACGAACTCTGTCTGAGCGTCTTTTCAATGGTAAAACAAATGCTAAAATGGACTACTCAACTATTCCAACTGTCGTCTTCTCCCATCCCGCTATTGGGACAGTCGGCCTGACTGAGGTTGAGGCTATCAAGACTTACGGAGCAGAAAATATTCACGTTTACACATCAAGCTTCACATCCATGTATTCAGCTGTTACCCAGCACCGCCAACAAGCCAAGTTCAAGCTCATCACTGCCGGTGAGGATGAAAAGGTCGTTGGCCTGCATGGCATTGGTTACGGAGTAGACGAGATGATTCAAGGCTTTGCTGTTGCTGTCAAGATGGGCGCTACCAAAGCTGACTTTGATGCTACAGTTGCTATTCACCCAACTGGCTCCGAAGAGTTCGTGACTATGCGATAA